A region from the Geobacter benzoatilyticus genome encodes:
- a CDS encoding PEP-CTERM sorting domain-containing protein (PEP-CTERM proteins occur, often in large numbers, in the proteomes of bacteria that also encode an exosortase, a predicted intramembrane cysteine proteinase. The presence of a PEP-CTERM domain at a protein's C-terminus predicts cleavage within the sorting domain, followed by covalent anchoring to some some component of the (usually Gram-negative) cell surface. Many PEP-CTERM proteins exhibit an unusual sequence composition that includes large numbers of potential glycosylation sites. Expression of one such protein has been shown restore the ability of a bacterium to form floc, a type of biofilm.), with protein MNFDGLATGGFTERVDVDGFIFSGWPLQIRDYYKNGSRQLFTSSGWGGSSIIEVDLPYHAQTASVKIFTGSDYAWRFVSAYSDYAYVVNPVALVQNMYTNGLYTVESDIPFNHISLMVLGSWRTGPIPTDLYLDEITIDALNVPVSDPAPVPEPATALLLGAGLGALALTKKKKAAPI; from the coding sequence GTGAATTTTGATGGTTTAGCCACAGGGGGATTTACCGAGCGGGTTGACGTTGATGGATTCATTTTTTCTGGGTGGCCGCTGCAAATAAGAGATTATTATAAAAACGGATCCCGGCAGCTTTTCACATCTTCCGGATGGGGTGGATCTTCGATAATTGAGGTTGATTTGCCGTACCATGCCCAAACTGCATCAGTCAAAATTTTTACAGGGTCCGATTATGCGTGGAGGTTCGTTTCTGCATATTCAGATTACGCATACGTTGTGAACCCTGTTGCTTTGGTTCAAAATATGTACACCAATGGTCTGTATACTGTCGAAAGTGATATACCTTTCAATCATATTTCTCTCATGGTCCTTGGAAGCTGGAGGACTGGCCCAATCCCCACAGACTTGTATCTTGATGAAATTACTATTGACGCTTTGAATGTCCCTGTCTCTGACCCCGCTCCCGTCCCAGAACCTGCAACTGCCCTCCTCCTTGGCGCCGGCCTCGGAGCACTCGCCTTGACGAAAAAGAAAAAGGCCGCCCCGATCTGA
- a CDS encoding YodC family protein, with product MKMENLSVGDLVRLKSGGPTMTVSAPVEPFGTHDPEVVCDWFSKDKFFRETFTITTLEKVEAVEA from the coding sequence ATGAAGATGGAAAATTTATCCGTTGGGGATCTAGTGCGGCTCAAATCAGGCGGGCCGACGATGACGGTATCCGCTCCTGTTGAGCCTTTCGGGACTCACGACCCCGAGGTTGTATGTGATTGGTTCTCAAAAGACAAGTTTTTCCGAGAAACCTTTACAATCACCACTTTGGAAAAAGTCGAAGCAGTCGAAGCGTAA
- a CDS encoding helix-turn-helix domain-containing protein, which produces MENAEFCALVGMMADYLTKHPKDGAERLREFLGSGDKLLSTDDVMELTGWSRAHVVRLCKQGFLPHIPSNPHKFLRGPLMQALHELQRGGVYGRQKTRTKTTRTKKGA; this is translated from the coding sequence ATGGAGAATGCCGAATTCTGCGCCCTCGTGGGGATGATGGCCGACTACCTCACCAAGCACCCGAAGGACGGCGCCGAACGCCTACGGGAGTTTCTGGGGAGCGGGGACAAGCTGCTTTCAACGGATGACGTGATGGAGTTGACGGGATGGAGCCGCGCCCATGTGGTCAGGCTGTGCAAGCAAGGGTTCCTCCCCCACATTCCCAGTAACCCCCACAAGTTTCTTCGTGGGCCGCTCATGCAAGCGTTGCACGAGTTGCAGCGCGGCGGTGTGTACGGACGACAGAAGACCAGAACCAAAACCACCAGGACCAAGAAAGGAGCATGA
- a CDS encoding phage baseplate assembly protein V translates to MLNENGSRNQESMRTNPAVQEVRECFYTLRGVVQPNGVLFKDAPLNKTGQTLVNISLLGGYPDIYRVPLACSKANPDNGEEWTPEPGDQVLVQFINGSFHAPVVTGFLYPPGNNLQANVAEAPRYHRRRNGTDEKIEKDGTRRVYVAADDILDVEGDGDVIVRGNVTVHVYGTADITVDGGTVITTPNATVHASGQVTIDTPLTTCTGNLNVNGGITCLGTYGSTGGKIQTPGDIKSTGGQVGDSIRNMSQDRAIYNGHTHPENGTGGGTTSAPTQQQ, encoded by the coding sequence ATGCTTAACGAGAATGGCTCACGCAATCAGGAGAGCATGAGGACGAATCCGGCCGTTCAAGAGGTCCGGGAGTGCTTCTATACCTTGCGCGGAGTAGTCCAGCCCAACGGCGTGCTGTTCAAAGACGCTCCCCTGAACAAGACCGGTCAGACCTTGGTGAATATCTCTCTCCTGGGCGGATACCCCGACATTTACCGGGTGCCCCTGGCCTGCTCGAAGGCGAACCCAGACAACGGTGAAGAGTGGACACCGGAACCCGGCGACCAGGTGTTGGTGCAGTTCATCAACGGCAGCTTTCACGCACCGGTGGTGACAGGCTTTCTCTACCCGCCGGGCAACAACCTCCAAGCCAATGTCGCCGAGGCCCCCCGCTACCATCGCCGGCGCAACGGCACGGACGAGAAGATCGAGAAAGACGGTACCCGGCGCGTCTACGTGGCGGCTGACGACATCCTGGATGTGGAGGGAGACGGAGACGTAATAGTCCGCGGCAACGTCACGGTCCATGTCTACGGTACCGCCGACATCACCGTGGACGGGGGCACTGTCATAACAACCCCAAATGCCACTGTCCACGCATCTGGCCAAGTCACTATTGATACCCCACTCACCACCTGCACAGGCAACCTGAACGTGAACGGCGGTATCACCTGCCTGGGGACCTACGGCAGCACCGGCGGGAAGATCCAGACACCCGGCGACATCAAGAGCACCGGCGGACAAGTGGGCGATAGCATCCGCAATATGTCCCAAGACCGGGCCATCTACAACGGCCACACCCATCCGGAGAACGGAACCGGTGGCGGCACCACCAGCGCGCCAACTCAGCAACAATAA
- a CDS encoding lytic transglycosylase domain-containing protein, producing MSTLGVDVKVNYRQLKEASKAVTNLKKELRDVSGTPHKINIHEPKAGIPDTLFPQRAASAAVIERQNQLLKQSLRDTVNEVRRSTWRDRYRIAPPAGSGGAGDGNGGLIPGSVGVGGGSLLGRFGKAGLALGFAGGAVSFLANSRRQFQELVDIEAVLATRGAGYDRGGSPYGYGPAAEAEMAMALNRSSGYLGNGAARSVQRFARATGTDATVGIGFMGEMYRMTGAGADKQGRLMDVLVSLKESSKDKRTEEILKLINTNLVTLFRAQGNKALSDSQIAGVMSTTMGMYNKGGTMGNSPEMFNTMQGALRFGGGDTVGDLLRWKVMGGNDGPMTADKLLEMQRRQQMGLLDPAMRTEANKIISSARSRAEKNILIQRLLPGSINNPANQQIADAYIDLFGPGGKLTGKNDPKQQSKVLRDYISGKRLNPAIQLEAEKLLGVYSQTAGARISQRHATRENARAATGENLEDIFGTWEDVTTNTAADVLNSGLLKDAAKFLNKNGADFVAGVRGNRMDPVFIQMGKKYNIDPSLLKGIAETESQFKYDARSPKGALGIMQLMPGTTKDMGVKDPFNPVQSIEGGAKYLRSLLNRYHGDTDKALAAYNWGPGNVDRSGVMSLPAETRTYLSKVHAAQIRYGSTEANLDPTAPSGGPGISDTSFLGWAGLFKRAVDCLEQLVTNTTPGMPQPTPLSGSVK from the coding sequence ATGAGTACACTTGGTGTAGACGTCAAAGTCAATTACCGGCAGCTCAAAGAAGCCAGCAAAGCCGTTACGAACCTCAAGAAGGAACTACGCGACGTTTCCGGTACTCCGCACAAAATCAACATCCACGAGCCGAAGGCGGGCATTCCTGACACCTTGTTTCCGCAGCGGGCGGCATCGGCAGCCGTGATCGAGCGGCAAAACCAGCTACTCAAACAGTCGCTCAGGGACACAGTAAATGAGGTCAGGCGCTCTACGTGGCGGGACCGGTACCGCATTGCCCCCCCGGCTGGAAGTGGCGGAGCAGGCGACGGTAACGGCGGGCTCATTCCTGGAAGCGTCGGTGTAGGAGGCGGAAGTTTGCTGGGCCGGTTTGGGAAAGCTGGTCTTGCACTGGGGTTTGCCGGTGGCGCCGTCTCCTTCCTGGCGAACTCACGCCGGCAGTTCCAAGAGCTGGTAGACATCGAGGCCGTTCTTGCCACCCGCGGCGCCGGGTACGACCGGGGGGGCTCCCCCTATGGATACGGACCGGCCGCAGAGGCAGAGATGGCAATGGCCCTCAACCGCTCTTCTGGCTACCTCGGCAATGGCGCTGCCCGGAGTGTCCAGCGGTTCGCCCGGGCAACCGGCACCGACGCCACCGTTGGCATCGGTTTCATGGGTGAGATGTACCGGATGACCGGAGCCGGCGCCGACAAGCAAGGCCGGTTGATGGACGTCCTTGTCTCCCTCAAGGAGAGCAGCAAGGACAAGCGCACCGAGGAGATCCTAAAGCTCATCAACACCAACCTCGTGACCCTGTTCCGCGCCCAAGGCAACAAGGCCTTGAGTGATTCCCAGATCGCCGGAGTCATGTCAACCACCATGGGCATGTACAACAAGGGCGGCACCATGGGGAACAGCCCCGAGATGTTCAACACTATGCAGGGCGCCTTGAGGTTCGGCGGCGGTGACACCGTGGGCGACCTCTTGAGATGGAAGGTTATGGGAGGCAACGACGGACCCATGACCGCCGACAAGCTCCTTGAGATGCAACGGCGGCAGCAGATGGGCCTCCTTGATCCGGCCATGAGGACCGAAGCGAACAAGATCATCAGCAGCGCCAGGAGCCGGGCAGAGAAAAACATCCTCATCCAACGGTTACTCCCCGGCAGCATCAACAATCCGGCCAACCAACAGATAGCCGACGCGTACATTGACCTGTTCGGCCCCGGTGGCAAGCTCACCGGCAAGAACGACCCCAAGCAGCAAAGCAAGGTCCTTCGTGACTACATTTCAGGGAAGCGTTTGAACCCGGCAATCCAGCTCGAAGCCGAAAAGCTCCTTGGTGTCTATTCTCAAACGGCAGGGGCGAGGATAAGTCAGCGTCATGCTACCCGAGAAAACGCCAGGGCGGCCACGGGTGAGAACCTGGAGGACATCTTTGGAACTTGGGAGGACGTCACAACGAATACAGCTGCCGACGTTCTTAACAGCGGCCTATTGAAGGATGCAGCCAAGTTCCTCAACAAGAACGGCGCTGACTTCGTGGCCGGTGTCCGCGGCAATCGGATGGACCCGGTCTTCATCCAGATGGGGAAAAAGTACAACATTGACCCCAGCCTCCTGAAGGGGATTGCCGAGACGGAAAGCCAGTTCAAGTATGACGCCCGTTCGCCGAAGGGGGCACTCGGCATCATGCAGCTTATGCCAGGGACCACAAAGGACATGGGCGTCAAGGACCCGTTCAACCCGGTTCAGAGCATCGAGGGCGGTGCAAAATATCTCCGGTCGCTTCTCAATCGCTACCACGGCGACACGGACAAGGCCCTTGCGGCCTACAACTGGGGGCCGGGAAATGTTGACCGAAGTGGCGTCATGTCGCTCCCTGCCGAGACGAGAACCTACCTCAGCAAAGTCCATGCGGCTCAGATTCGGTATGGAAGCACAGAGGCGAATCTTGACCCCACCGCGCCTTCAGGCGGCCCCGGCATTTCGGATACCAGCTTTCTCGGCTGGGCCGGTCTTTTCAAGCGTGCTGTCGATTGTCTTGAACAGCTTGTCACCAACACCACCCCCGGAATGCCGCAGCCAACACCGCTCTCCGGATCCGTGAAATAG
- a CDS encoding DUF5681 domain-containing protein, producing the protein MAQFAKGKSGNPGGRPKGLKDKRTELRSLFQPHATKLIEQVVSLALKGDTTALRLCLDRICPPLKPQAEPVTTHAAGTLTERAEQIFVAATTGELTPDAAHDLMMLIQMQAKVEEVETMKAEIAEIKAMLQAAGHGEKR; encoded by the coding sequence ATGGCACAATTCGCAAAAGGAAAATCTGGCAATCCGGGCGGCCGGCCGAAAGGACTGAAAGACAAGAGGACCGAACTCCGTTCTCTGTTTCAGCCGCATGCCACCAAGCTCATTGAACAAGTTGTGAGCTTGGCGCTTAAAGGCGACACAACCGCGCTTCGACTTTGCCTCGACCGGATATGTCCACCACTCAAGCCGCAGGCTGAACCCGTCACAACCCATGCGGCCGGTACGCTGACAGAGAGGGCCGAGCAGATATTCGTAGCGGCTACGACCGGAGAGCTTACCCCCGACGCTGCGCACGACCTCATGATGCTGATTCAGATGCAGGCCAAGGTGGAAGAGGTAGAAACGATGAAAGCAGAGATCGCCGAAATCAAAGCCATGCTTCAGGCCGCAGGCCACGGGGAGAAGAGGTGA